The Ancylobacter sp. WKF20 genome contains a region encoding:
- a CDS encoding MFS transporter: protein MQLPLLALAMASFGIGTTEFVIMGLLPEVAADLGVSIPAAGLLVTGYALGVVVGAPIVAIITNSLPRKATLMGLASMFVLGNFLCAIAPDYWFLMAARVVTAFCHGAFFGIGAVVAASLVPVNQRASAIALMFAGLTLANVLGVPLGTALGQAWGWRSTFWAVVAIGILAVSAIALWVPRDIPHSAGNILKEFAVLKRPQVVLTMLMSVLASASLFTVFTYIAPLLREVTGLTPHTVTYVLLLFGVGITIGNILGGRLADWRLMPSLMASFIGLTVVMVAMVFTSAFVAAAIATVFVWGILVFAVVPPIQTRVVDAAVGAPNLASTLNQGAFNLGNAAGAWIGGAAITVGIGYAELPWVGAALAVGALGLCMVSQALERRDGGLVSAADAPACEEC, encoded by the coding sequence ATGCAGCTCCCGCTGTTGGCTTTGGCCATGGCTTCCTTTGGCATTGGCACCACAGAATTCGTCATCATGGGGCTGTTGCCCGAGGTGGCCGCCGATCTCGGCGTCTCCATCCCGGCGGCGGGCCTGCTGGTGACGGGCTATGCGCTCGGCGTCGTGGTCGGCGCGCCCATCGTCGCCATCATCACCAATTCCCTGCCGCGCAAGGCGACGCTGATGGGCCTTGCCAGCATGTTCGTGCTCGGCAATTTCCTGTGCGCCATCGCGCCGGATTACTGGTTCCTGATGGCCGCGCGCGTGGTCACCGCCTTCTGCCACGGCGCCTTTTTCGGAATCGGCGCGGTGGTGGCGGCGAGCCTCGTGCCGGTGAACCAGCGCGCCAGCGCCATCGCGCTGATGTTCGCGGGGCTGACGCTGGCCAATGTGCTGGGCGTGCCGCTCGGCACCGCGCTCGGCCAGGCCTGGGGCTGGCGCTCCACCTTCTGGGCGGTGGTCGCAATCGGCATTCTCGCGGTGAGCGCCATCGCGCTCTGGGTGCCCCGTGATATTCCGCACAGTGCCGGCAACATCCTCAAGGAATTCGCGGTGCTGAAGCGCCCGCAGGTGGTGCTGACCATGTTGATGAGCGTGCTGGCCTCGGCGAGCCTGTTCACCGTCTTCACCTATATCGCGCCGCTGCTGCGCGAGGTCACCGGCCTTACCCCGCATACCGTCACCTATGTGCTGCTGCTGTTCGGCGTCGGCATCACCATCGGCAACATCCTCGGCGGGCGGCTGGCCGACTGGCGGCTGATGCCCTCGCTGATGGCGAGCTTCATCGGTCTCACGGTCGTGATGGTCGCGATGGTGTTCACCAGCGCCTTCGTGGCCGCCGCCATCGCCACCGTCTTCGTGTGGGGAATTCTCGTCTTCGCCGTGGTGCCGCCGATCCAGACCCGCGTGGTCGACGCGGCTGTAGGTGCGCCGAACCTCGCCTCGACGCTCAATCAGGGCGCCTTCAACCTCGGCAATGCGGCTGGCGCGTGGATCGGCGGCGCGGCGATCACGGTCGGCATCGGCTATGCGGAACTGCCCTGGGTCGGGGCGGCGCTGGCGGTCGGCGCGCTCGGCCTGTGCATGGTCTCGCAGGCGCTGGAGCGGCGCGATGGCGGCCTCGTCAGCGCGGCGGACGCCCCGGCATGCGAAGAGTGCTGA
- a CDS encoding SRPBCC domain-containing protein encodes MHEIAWPHDYLPGFTDNFASNEVIVAGLGAADVWPLLATAPLWPSYYANSANIRFHDGKGPELADGARFYFETFGFPVEAEVVEFAPPQDGQPGRVAWHGWAGAGDTRLDVHHAWLIEDLPGGRVRILTQETQKGKPAVDLARAKPNPMINGHQDWLEGLAAAALQRKGKR; translated from the coding sequence ATGCACGAGATCGCCTGGCCGCATGATTACCTGCCCGGCTTCACCGATAATTTCGCCTCCAATGAAGTGATCGTGGCCGGCCTCGGCGCCGCCGACGTCTGGCCTCTGCTGGCCACCGCGCCGCTCTGGCCGAGCTACTATGCCAACTCCGCCAATATTCGCTTTCATGACGGCAAGGGCCCCGAGCTGGCGGACGGCGCGCGGTTCTATTTCGAGACCTTCGGCTTCCCGGTCGAGGCCGAGGTGGTCGAGTTCGCCCCGCCGCAAGACGGGCAGCCCGGCCGTGTCGCCTGGCATGGCTGGGCTGGCGCAGGCGATACGAGGCTGGACGTGCATCACGCCTGGCTCATCGAGGATCTGCCCGGCGGCCGCGTGCGCATTCTCACGCAGGAAACGCAGAAGGGTAAGCCGGCCGTGGACCTCGCCCGCGCCAAGCCCAACCCGATGATCAATGGCCATCAGGATTGGCTGGAGGGACTTGCCGCTGCCGCCCTCCAGCGCAAGGGCAAGCGCTGA
- a CDS encoding L,D-transpeptidase: MRVTNWGAVALVAALGWMGAAPASAQTLALSNVFPKPYDFGIGPKSGSGVSPIRRTTVRYDGPYAPGTIVVNTAERRLYLIQPDGTALKYGIGVGRDGFRWSGVKTITRKAEWPGWTPPPQMLQRRPDLPRYMPGGIDNPLGARAMYLGSSLYRIHGSNEPETIGQAVSSGCFRMTNDDVTDLYSRVNVGTKVIVLN, translated from the coding sequence ATGCGAGTGACGAACTGGGGAGCGGTGGCATTGGTCGCCGCGCTGGGGTGGATGGGGGCCGCGCCGGCTTCCGCGCAGACCCTGGCTTTGAGCAACGTATTTCCCAAGCCGTATGATTTCGGGATCGGTCCCAAAAGCGGTTCCGGCGTCTCGCCGATCCGCCGCACCACGGTGCGCTATGACGGGCCCTATGCGCCCGGCACCATCGTGGTGAACACCGCCGAGCGCCGGCTCTATCTCATCCAGCCGGACGGCACGGCGCTGAAATACGGCATCGGTGTCGGCCGCGACGGCTTCCGCTGGTCGGGCGTGAAGACCATTACCCGCAAGGCCGAGTGGCCGGGCTGGACCCCGCCGCCGCAGATGCTCCAGCGCCGGCCCGATCTGCCGCGCTACATGCCCGGCGGCATCGACAACCCGCTCGGCGCGCGCGCCATGTATCTGGGCTCATCGCTCTACCGCATCCACGGCTCGAACGAGCCGGAGACGATCGGCCAGGCGGTGTCCTCGGGCTGCTTCCGCATGACCAATGACGACGTCACCGACCTCTACAGCCGGGTGAATGTCGGCACCAAGGTCATCGTGCTGAACTGA
- the dctP gene encoding TRAP transporter substrate-binding protein DctP encodes MTQQSPKGAALGRRAVLRGAGLATTAAVTAVAAPAIAQSAPQVRWRLTSSVPKVLDAIFGANELVSKYVSEATDGRFVIQNYAAGEIVPGLQALDAVQNGTVEVAQTPLYYYLGKDPSFACFTTVPFGLNARQQNAWYYHGGGRELQDEVLAKYNLVGFLGGNTGTQMGGWFRKEVKDVADFKGLKFRIGGIAGQVVAKLGVVPQQIAPGDIYAALEKGTIDACEWVGPYDDEKLGFVKVAPYYYYPGWWDGGPTMNVIVNRAKWNELPKPYQAIFEAATAYANADMLAKYDARNPAALRRLVAAGAQLRPFPQSFIDASYTATTELYAEIGAKNAGFKKIMDSLLAFRNEEYLWWQVGEYPYDGYMIRARTKG; translated from the coding sequence ATGACACAGCAGTCCCCGAAAGGCGCGGCGCTCGGGCGTCGGGCCGTCCTGCGCGGCGCCGGTCTCGCGACCACCGCCGCCGTCACCGCCGTTGCGGCTCCCGCTATCGCCCAGAGCGCGCCACAGGTGCGCTGGCGCCTCACCTCCAGCGTGCCCAAGGTGCTGGACGCGATCTTCGGCGCCAATGAGCTGGTGTCGAAATATGTGAGCGAGGCGACCGACGGGCGCTTCGTCATCCAGAACTACGCCGCCGGAGAGATCGTGCCGGGCCTTCAGGCGCTGGACGCGGTGCAGAACGGCACGGTCGAGGTCGCCCAGACCCCGCTCTATTACTATCTCGGCAAGGATCCGAGCTTCGCCTGCTTCACCACCGTGCCCTTCGGCCTCAATGCCCGCCAGCAGAACGCCTGGTACTACCATGGCGGCGGGCGCGAGCTGCAGGACGAGGTGCTGGCGAAATACAACCTCGTCGGCTTCCTCGGCGGCAATACCGGCACCCAGATGGGCGGCTGGTTCCGCAAGGAAGTGAAGGACGTCGCCGACTTCAAGGGGCTGAAGTTCCGCATTGGCGGCATTGCTGGGCAGGTGGTCGCCAAGCTCGGCGTCGTGCCGCAGCAGATCGCGCCGGGCGACATCTATGCCGCGCTGGAAAAAGGCACAATCGACGCCTGCGAATGGGTCGGCCCCTATGACGACGAGAAGCTCGGCTTCGTGAAGGTCGCGCCCTATTACTACTATCCCGGCTGGTGGGATGGCGGGCCGACGATGAACGTCATCGTCAACCGGGCGAAATGGAACGAGCTGCCCAAGCCCTATCAGGCGATCTTCGAGGCGGCGACCGCCTATGCCAATGCCGACATGCTGGCGAAGTACGACGCCCGCAACCCGGCGGCGCTGCGCCGGCTGGTGGCCGCGGGCGCGCAGCTTCGCCCCTTCCCGCAGAGCTTCATCGACGCCTCCTACACGGCGACGACCGAGCTCTATGCCGAGATCGGCGCCAAGAATGCCGGCTTCAAGAAGATCATGGACTCGCTCCTCGCCTTCCGTAACGAGGAGTATCTGTGGTGGCAGGTTGGCGAATACCCCTATGACGGCTACATGATCCGCGCCCGCACAAAGGGCTGA
- a CDS encoding TRAP transporter substrate-binding protein translates to MTTSTSRRRLLKGAGLAAAASTLAAPAIAQSAPQIRWRLTSSYPKTLDTIYGASLLLSKYVGEATDGRFTIDVFAPGEIVPGLQAFDAVQNRTVEMGQTALYYYIGKNPAFAPFTTMPFGLNARMQTAWLYHGGGNELQNAFLAKSGVIGFAGGNTGAQMGGWFRKEIKSVDDLKGLKMRLPGLAGQVLSRLGLVPQNLAGGDIYPALEKGTIDAAEFVGPVDDEKLGFNRVAPYYYYPGWWEGGPTIHFVANLAAWNELPRAYQSAFEAASAYANADMLAKYDARNPGALRRLVAGGAQLRPFPADLMDAAYKENIALMGEISAKNADFKTIYDSMLAFRNEEYLWWQVGEYPYDGYMIRARTRG, encoded by the coding sequence ATGACGACCTCGACGTCCCGCCGCCGCCTGCTGAAGGGCGCGGGCCTTGCCGCTGCCGCCTCGACGCTGGCCGCGCCCGCCATCGCCCAGAGCGCGCCGCAGATCCGCTGGCGCCTGACCTCGAGCTACCCCAAGACGCTCGACACCATCTATGGCGCCTCGCTGCTGCTGTCGAAATATGTCGGCGAGGCCACCGACGGGCGCTTCACCATCGACGTCTTCGCCCCCGGCGAGATTGTGCCGGGCCTGCAGGCCTTCGACGCGGTGCAGAACCGCACGGTCGAGATGGGCCAGACCGCGCTCTATTACTATATCGGCAAGAACCCGGCCTTCGCGCCCTTCACCACGATGCCCTTCGGGCTGAACGCGCGGATGCAGACGGCGTGGCTCTACCATGGCGGCGGCAACGAGCTGCAGAACGCCTTCCTCGCCAAGTCCGGCGTCATCGGCTTTGCCGGCGGCAATACCGGCGCGCAGATGGGCGGCTGGTTCCGCAAGGAGATCAAGTCGGTCGACGACCTCAAGGGCCTGAAGATGCGCCTGCCGGGCCTTGCCGGCCAGGTGCTCTCGCGCCTCGGCCTGGTGCCGCAGAACCTCGCGGGCGGCGACATCTACCCGGCGCTGGAAAAGGGCACGATCGACGCGGCCGAGTTCGTCGGCCCGGTGGATGACGAGAAGCTCGGCTTCAACCGCGTCGCGCCCTATTATTACTATCCCGGCTGGTGGGAGGGTGGCCCGACCATCCACTTCGTCGCCAATCTCGCGGCGTGGAACGAGCTGCCGCGCGCCTATCAGTCGGCGTTCGAGGCGGCCTCGGCCTATGCCAATGCCGACATGCTGGCCAAGTATGACGCGCGCAACCCCGGCGCGCTGCGCCGGCTGGTGGCGGGCGGCGCCCAGCTTCGCCCGTTCCCGGCGGACCTGATGGACGCGGCGTACAAGGAGAACATCGCGCTGATGGGCGAGATCTCCGCCAAGAACGCGGACTTCAAGACGATTTACGACTCGATGCTGGCCTTCCGCAACGAGGAGTATCTGTGGTGGCAGGTCGGCGAGTATCCGTATGACGGCTACATGATCCGCGCCCGCACGCGCGGCTGA
- a CDS encoding DUF971 domain-containing protein: protein MTDAWPTEIKIHKDKGALTIAFEDGANFTLSAEYLRVESPSAEVQGHSPADRQLVSGKREVRIQEVIPVGNYAVRLIFDDGHSTGIYTWDTFHQLGREHPTRWPRYLQELAAKNLSRDLPGTVRRH, encoded by the coding sequence ATGACCGACGCCTGGCCGACCGAGATCAAGATCCACAAGGACAAGGGCGCGCTGACCATCGCCTTCGAGGATGGCGCCAATTTCACGCTGAGCGCGGAATATCTGCGGGTCGAGAGCCCCTCGGCCGAGGTCCAGGGGCACTCTCCGGCCGACCGCCAGCTCGTGTCCGGCAAGCGCGAGGTGCGCATCCAGGAGGTGATCCCGGTCGGCAATTACGCGGTGCGGCTGATCTTCGACGACGGCCACTCGACCGGCATCTACACCTGGGACACGTTCCATCAGCTCGGCCGCGAGCACCCGACGCGCTGGCCGCGCTATCTTCAGGAACTCGCCGCCAAGAACCTCTCCCGCGACCTGCCGGGGACCGTGCGCCGGCATTGA
- a CDS encoding porin family protein: MRKFSLSAVALVLMGGTAFAADLPVKAPAAYIAPVPVFTWQGFYIGANAGYGWGSSDFDNGFDLGGQDGAIVGGQIGYNWQWDNVVFGIEADLQYADLNTGYDFVGGGSLNSSMDYFGTVRARLGYAFDMFLPYVTGGLAYGKNEIDFNYLTGGGSDSNTHVGYTVGAGAEYAFSPNWSAKVEYLWTDLGSEEYLGRDVDVSFSTVRAGINYRF, from the coding sequence ATGCGTAAGTTTTCACTCTCCGCGGTTGCACTGGTGCTGATGGGCGGTACGGCCTTCGCGGCGGACCTCCCGGTCAAGGCGCCGGCGGCCTACATCGCCCCCGTTCCTGTCTTCACCTGGCAGGGCTTCTATATTGGCGCGAATGCCGGCTATGGCTGGGGCAGCTCGGACTTCGACAATGGCTTCGATCTCGGCGGCCAGGATGGTGCCATCGTCGGCGGCCAGATCGGCTATAACTGGCAGTGGGACAATGTGGTGTTCGGCATCGAGGCCGACCTGCAGTACGCCGACCTGAACACCGGCTATGACTTCGTCGGCGGCGGTTCGCTCAACAGCAGCATGGACTATTTCGGCACGGTGCGTGCCCGCCTCGGCTACGCCTTCGACATGTTCCTGCCCTACGTCACCGGCGGTCTCGCCTATGGCAAGAACGAGATCGACTTCAACTATCTCACCGGCGGCGGTTCCGACAGCAACACCCATGTCGGCTACACGGTCGGCGCCGGCGCCGAATACGCCTTCTCGCCGAACTGGAGCGCCAAGGTCGAGTATCTGTGGACCGACCTCGGCAGCGAGGAATATCTCGGCCGCGATGTGGACGTGTCCTTCAGCACCGTCCGCGCCGGCATCAACTACCGCTTCTGA
- a CDS encoding polysaccharide pyruvyl transferase family protein, protein MRGLIDDIARETGSIPLGWAGSTMQMNYLNFGDALSPVMVSLASGLPVHRVPTKSSSPRMAAVGTIGHGFAGGDVYFWGTGCSNWLNPGKGAEERQPFVPSPDSRFHVRATRGPVSERLLNGGGTGSGIYGDPVWLLPQFHAAPVGKKWKLGCILHLSELADRDYEAHPHAADLRYVVPAEFADDVHLITTVTPITIDGLRDKIDEIRACERIVSTSLHGMVIAESYGIPCLYFSPQGDSPGPIDLALEPDGNVDLRIVDLYRGMGRETLRAFGQPRARATDWGRLMADIDANWRPIDLKDADALLDALPVQPAPLEAPPGGSIWDHPVIRSLALQHDVAQLRRDDKARSARPAAPKAGVAAAP, encoded by the coding sequence ATGCGCGGACTGATCGACGATATCGCCCGAGAGACCGGCAGCATTCCGCTAGGATGGGCCGGTTCGACTATGCAGATGAATTATCTCAATTTCGGAGATGCTCTCAGCCCGGTGATGGTATCACTGGCAAGCGGGCTGCCGGTGCATCGCGTGCCCACCAAGTCGAGCTCCCCCCGCATGGCGGCGGTGGGCACCATCGGCCACGGCTTCGCTGGCGGCGACGTGTATTTCTGGGGCACGGGCTGCTCGAACTGGCTGAACCCCGGCAAGGGCGCGGAGGAGCGCCAGCCTTTCGTTCCATCGCCCGACAGTCGGTTCCATGTGCGGGCAACGCGCGGCCCGGTGTCGGAGAGGCTGCTGAATGGCGGTGGCACGGGCAGCGGCATCTATGGCGATCCGGTCTGGCTACTGCCGCAGTTTCACGCCGCGCCGGTCGGCAAGAAGTGGAAGCTCGGCTGCATCCTGCACCTCTCCGAACTCGCCGACCGGGACTATGAGGCCCACCCGCACGCGGCCGACCTGCGCTATGTCGTGCCGGCGGAGTTCGCTGACGACGTCCACCTCATCACCACCGTCACGCCGATCACCATCGACGGGCTGCGCGACAAGATCGACGAGATCCGCGCCTGCGAGCGCATCGTCTCCACCAGCCTGCACGGCATGGTCATCGCCGAGAGCTACGGCATTCCCTGCCTTTACTTCTCCCCGCAGGGCGACAGCCCCGGACCGATCGACCTGGCGCTGGAGCCCGATGGCAATGTCGATCTGCGCATCGTCGACCTTTACCGCGGCATGGGACGGGAGACGCTGCGCGCCTTCGGCCAGCCGCGCGCGCGGGCGACCGATTGGGGACGGCTGATGGCCGATATCGACGCGAACTGGCGCCCCATCGACCTGAAGGACGCCGATGCGCTGCTCGACGCCCTGCCCGTCCAACCCGCCCCTTTGGAGGCCCCGCCCGGCGGCAGCATCTGGGACCACCCGGTCATTCGCTCTCTGGCGCTCCAGCACGATGTCGCGCAGCTCAGGCGCGACGACAAGGCGCGCAGCGCTCGCCCCGCGGCACCAAAGGCCGGTGTGGCCGCCGCGCCATAG
- a CDS encoding TRAP transporter substrate-binding protein translates to MKRRQFLAAAGTGAAAATTIAAPAIAQSAPEIKWRLASSFPKSLDTIYGGADVMSKMVSELTDGKFQIQVFAAGEIVPGLQVLDAVQNNTVEMCHTVSYYFVGKDPTFAVAASVPFGLNARQQNAWLYQNGGNELFNEFYKKYNVFGMPCGNTGTQMGGWFSKEIKTVADLNGLKMRIGGIAGQVMSKLGVVPQQIAGGDIYPALEKGTIDGAEWVGPYDDEKLGFYKVAKYYYYPGWWEGGPTIHAFANLEKYNELPKPYQAALRAASTYANTIMQARYDVQNPPAIKRLVANGTQLRPYPTEVMEACLKATNELWAEISAKNPDFKKAIDTMQAFRNEENLWWQVAEYTFDSFQIRTRPRG, encoded by the coding sequence ATGAAGCGCCGTCAGTTCTTGGCCGCCGCCGGCACCGGTGCGGCTGCCGCCACCACCATCGCCGCGCCGGCCATCGCCCAGTCCGCCCCCGAAATCAAATGGCGCCTCGCCTCCAGTTTCCCTAAGTCGCTCGACACCATCTATGGCGGCGCCGACGTCATGTCGAAGATGGTCTCCGAGCTGACCGACGGGAAGTTCCAGATCCAGGTCTTCGCCGCCGGTGAGATCGTGCCCGGCCTGCAGGTGCTCGACGCCGTGCAGAACAACACGGTCGAGATGTGCCACACCGTCTCATATTACTTCGTCGGCAAGGATCCGACCTTCGCGGTGGCTGCCTCGGTGCCGTTCGGCCTCAATGCCCGCCAGCAGAACGCCTGGCTGTACCAGAACGGCGGCAACGAGCTCTTCAACGAGTTCTACAAGAAGTACAACGTGTTCGGCATGCCCTGCGGCAACACCGGCACGCAGATGGGCGGCTGGTTCTCCAAGGAGATCAAGACCGTCGCCGACCTTAACGGCCTCAAGATGCGCATCGGCGGCATTGCCGGTCAGGTGATGTCCAAGCTCGGCGTCGTGCCGCAGCAGATCGCCGGCGGCGACATCTATCCGGCGCTGGAAAAGGGCACGATCGACGGCGCCGAGTGGGTCGGCCCCTATGACGACGAGAAGCTCGGCTTCTACAAGGTCGCGAAGTACTATTACTATCCCGGCTGGTGGGAAGGTGGCCCGACCATCCACGCCTTCGCCAATCTGGAAAAGTACAACGAGCTGCCCAAGCCCTATCAGGCGGCGCTGCGGGCGGCCTCGACCTATGCCAACACCATCATGCAGGCGCGCTACGACGTGCAGAACCCGCCGGCGATCAAGCGCCTGGTGGCCAATGGCACGCAGCTGCGCCCGTACCCGACCGAAGTCATGGAAGCCTGCCTGAAGGCGACCAACGAGCTCTGGGCCGAGATCTCCGCCAAGAACCCGGACTTCAAGAAGGCGATCGACACCATGCAGGCCTTCCGCAACGAAGAGAATCTGTGGTGGCAGGTGGCCGAATACACCTTCGACAGCTTCCAGATCCGCACCCGCCCGCGCGGCTGA
- a CDS encoding LysR family transcriptional regulator, which produces MADIRELDLNLLRALDALLDERSVTRASERLGLTQPAVSGMLTRLRASFGDPLFVRTRRGIVPTARAGELAPAVKQILADIAGLMELPLFDPATASLTVSIAATDYALDAVIVPFIARLRRTAPNIRVAVRPLDEARIIDEFERGDIDLALMTPEAAPPELHFRALFDEHYVGVLREGHPDAPGPALGLARFCALDHVLVSFAGDRFRGVVDTALAAQRLERRVVVTLSSFLALLQLVRSTDLIATVPSRLVAGVPGLATFPPPLAIPGFTKLAVWHARTHRSPAHRWVRAQLAEAVVGPTPDGSI; this is translated from the coding sequence TTGGCTGATATCAGAGAACTTGACCTGAACCTGCTGCGCGCGCTCGATGCGCTGCTGGACGAGCGCAGCGTGACGCGCGCGTCCGAGCGTCTCGGCCTCACCCAGCCGGCGGTGAGCGGAATGCTGACGCGGCTGCGCGCCAGTTTCGGTGATCCGCTGTTCGTCCGCACACGGCGCGGTATCGTCCCGACGGCGCGTGCCGGCGAACTGGCGCCGGCGGTGAAGCAGATCCTCGCCGATATTGCCGGGCTGATGGAGCTTCCGCTTTTCGATCCGGCGACCGCGAGCCTGACGGTCTCCATCGCCGCCACCGACTATGCGCTTGACGCGGTGATCGTGCCGTTCATCGCAAGGCTGCGCCGGACGGCGCCAAACATCCGGGTGGCGGTCCGCCCACTGGACGAGGCGCGCATCATTGACGAGTTCGAGCGGGGGGATATCGACCTGGCCCTCATGACGCCCGAGGCCGCGCCGCCCGAGCTTCATTTCCGCGCGCTCTTCGACGAGCATTATGTCGGCGTGCTGCGGGAGGGGCACCCCGATGCACCGGGCCCCGCGCTCGGTCTCGCGCGGTTCTGTGCGCTCGACCACGTGCTGGTGTCGTTCGCCGGGGACCGGTTTCGCGGCGTGGTCGATACCGCGCTTGCCGCGCAGCGGCTTGAACGGCGCGTTGTGGTGACGCTGTCCAGCTTTCTCGCTCTTCTGCAGCTGGTGCGGAGCACAGACCTCATCGCGACCGTGCCGAGCCGGCTGGTCGCCGGCGTGCCCGGCCTTGCGACATTCCCGCCGCCCCTTGCCATTCCCGGCTTTACCAAGCTGGCCGTCTGGCACGCGCGCACCCATCGCAGCCCTGCCCATCGCTGGGTGAGGGCGCAACTGGCGGAGGCCGTGGTCGGGCCAACACCGGATGGATCCATCTGA
- a CDS encoding DMT family transporter, protein MHPSTLLRRGILLMIAGSCVFAANDAFSKLALAHIPPSQILAVRGVMAISFLVAIMAWKRETGMLRYVFDARVLLRGVLEAFTAMLFITAIVTMSIADATAIIQVAPLATMAAAVLFFGSRIRPLEWVAVGVGFVGVTLIVKPGSSAFDPMAMLPLGAALLIAIRDFITGRIGAHVPTLVVTFATAGIGMLIGFAGSTVEDWQALDLMTLGYLLAGSISLIGGHMLTIAAFRGNDPAAIAPFRYAAVVCSVGISAAVFHAMPDFVSLIGMAVIMAAGLFSMSQHRPAPDVVATPVLDTLPDEPRKAA, encoded by the coding sequence ATGCACCCCTCGACCCTTCTGCGCCGCGGCATCCTCCTGATGATCGCCGGCTCCTGCGTCTTTGCCGCCAATGACGCCTTCTCCAAGCTCGCGCTGGCGCATATCCCGCCCTCGCAGATCCTCGCCGTGCGCGGGGTGATGGCGATCAGCTTCCTGGTCGCGATCATGGCGTGGAAGCGCGAGACCGGGATGCTGCGCTACGTGTTCGATGCGCGGGTGCTGCTGCGCGGCGTGCTGGAAGCCTTCACGGCGATGCTGTTCATCACCGCCATCGTCACCATGTCGATCGCCGACGCGACCGCGATCATCCAGGTCGCCCCGCTCGCCACCATGGCGGCGGCGGTGCTCTTCTTCGGCTCGCGCATCCGGCCGCTGGAATGGGTGGCGGTGGGCGTCGGCTTCGTCGGCGTCACGCTGATCGTCAAGCCGGGCAGCTCAGCCTTCGATCCGATGGCGATGCTGCCGCTGGGCGCCGCCCTGCTCATCGCCATCCGCGATTTCATCACTGGCCGCATCGGCGCGCATGTGCCGACGCTGGTGGTCACCTTCGCCACCGCCGGCATCGGCATGCTGATCGGCTTCGCCGGCAGCACGGTGGAGGACTGGCAGGCGCTGGACCTGATGACGCTGGGCTATCTGCTCGCCGGCAGCATCTCGCTCATCGGCGGGCACATGCTCACCATCGCCGCCTTCCGCGGCAATGATCCCGCCGCCATCGCGCCCTTCCGCTACGCGGCGGTGGTGTGCTCGGTCGGCATTTCCGCCGCCGTGTTCCACGCCATGCCGGACTTCGTCTCGCTGATCGGCATGGCCGTCATCATGGCCGCCGGGCTGTTCTCCATGAGCCAGCACCGCCCGGCCCCGGATGTCGTCGCCACGCCGGTGCTCGACACCCTGCCGGACGAGCCGCGCAAGGCAGCCTGA
- the moaA gene encoding GTP 3',8-cyclase MoaA has translation MDTFGRAVSYLRVSVTDRCDFRCVYCMAEHMTFLPKPELLTLEELDRLCSAFVVRGVKKLRLTGGEPLVRRDVMTLFRSLSRHLDSGALEELTLTTNGSQLARFAGDLAACGVKRINVSLDTLDPAKFRALTRWGDLSKVLAGIDAAQNAGIHVKLNAVALAGDNEAEIPALIEWAHGRGMDISLIEVMPLGETGAERLDQYLPLSTVRERLAERWTLEDIPFRTGGPARYVSIKETGGRLGFITPLTHNFCEGCNRVRVTCTGTLYMCLGQDDAADLRTPLRASESDDRLHAALDDAIFRKPKGHDFVIDRPGRPPALRRHMSVTGG, from the coding sequence ATGGACACGTTCGGCCGCGCTGTCAGCTATCTGCGCGTCTCCGTCACCGACCGCTGCGACTTCCGCTGTGTGTACTGCATGGCGGAACACATGACGTTCCTGCCCAAGCCCGAATTGCTGACGCTGGAGGAGCTGGATCGCCTCTGCTCCGCCTTTGTCGTGCGCGGGGTGAAGAAGCTGCGCCTCACCGGCGGCGAGCCTCTGGTGCGCCGGGACGTGATGACGCTGTTCCGCTCGCTCTCCCGCCACCTCGATTCGGGCGCGCTGGAAGAACTCACCCTCACCACCAATGGCTCGCAGCTCGCCCGTTTCGCCGGCGATCTCGCCGCGTGTGGCGTCAAGCGCATCAATGTCTCGCTCGACACGCTGGACCCGGCGAAGTTCCGCGCCCTCACCCGCTGGGGCGACCTGTCCAAGGTGCTCGCCGGCATCGACGCCGCGCAGAACGCCGGCATCCATGTGAAGCTCAACGCCGTCGCGCTGGCCGGCGATAACGAGGCGGAAATCCCCGCCCTCATCGAATGGGCGCATGGGCGCGGCATGGACATCTCGCTCATCGAGGTCATGCCGCTGGGCGAGACCGGGGCCGAGCGGCTCGACCAGTATCTGCCGCTCTCCACGGTGCGCGAGAGGCTGGCCGAGCGCTGGACGCTGGAAGATATCCCGTTCCGCACCGGCGGCCCGGCGCGCTACGTCTCGATCAAGGAAACCGGGGGCCGTCTCGGCTTCATCACGCCGCTGACGCATAATTTCTGCGAGGGCTGCAATCGGGTGCGCGTCACCTGTACCGGCACGCTCTATATGTGCCTCGGCCAGGACGACGCGGCGGACCTGCGCACCCCGCTGCGCGCCTCGGAAAGCGACGACCGGCTGCACGCCGCGCTCGACGACGCGATCTTCCGCAAGCCGAAAGGCCACGATTTCGTGATCGACCGCCCCGGTCGTCCGCCCGCGCTGCGCCGGCACATGAGCGTTACCGGCGGCTGA